The candidate division WOR-3 bacterium DNA segment CAACTTAATAAACCGCCTTTTACTCCACCAAATTGGCTATTTGCTCCGGCTTGGACGACACTTTTCTTACTAATGGGAATATCTTTATATTTAGTATGGAATCAAGGTTGGGAGAATAAACAAGTAAAAAAGGCTATTCTTATTTTTGCTATTCAACTAATATTAAATATCCTCTGGTCATTTATCTTCTTCACCTTAAAATCCTTGCTTTTTGCCTTTATTGAGATAATTATTCTTTGGATAGCGATATTATTAACAATTATTAATTTTCAAAAGGTTTCCAAGCCATCTGCCTATCTTCTATTAC contains these protein-coding regions:
- a CDS encoding TspO/MBR family protein, with the translated sequence MGKILKLLLSILICQVAGILGSIFTTPAIPTWYLQLNKPPFTPPNWLFAPAWTTLFLLMGISLYLVWNQGWENKQVKKAILIFAIQLILNILWSFIFFTLKSLLFAFIEIIILWIAILLTIINFQKVSKPSAYLLLPYLLWVSFASVLNFSLLTLNS